One Halobaculum sp. CBA1158 DNA segment encodes these proteins:
- a CDS encoding 4a-hydroxytetrahydrobiopterin dehydratase produces the protein MTDVLDADEIEAECPDGWHHDAETDEIARTFEFDSYLEGVGFAAGAGGIAEEAFHHPTITIGWREVEVRLTTHDAGGITEKDIDLAGRLNELAD, from the coding sequence ATGACGGACGTGCTCGACGCCGACGAGATCGAAGCTGAGTGTCCCGACGGCTGGCACCACGACGCCGAGACCGACGAGATCGCGCGCACCTTCGAGTTCGACTCGTATCTCGAGGGGGTGGGGTTCGCCGCGGGCGCGGGCGGGATCGCTGAGGAGGCGTTCCACCACCCGACGATCACGATCGGTTGGCGCGAGGTGGAGGTGCGGCTCACTACCCACGACGCCGGCGGCATTACGGAGAAAGACATCGACCTCGCGGGGCGGCTGAACGAACTCGCCGACTGA
- a CDS encoding DUF5778 family protein, whose product MSDTVDRDLYERTKALLEPGEIELLGMVVHTSLGGEEDLEMHELTVELNEEIADHADKGETYIHAGNEDTDFSSNQFQGRTVDDESFVWECQQLLRDGSFDLVFYYEAPVDQESLAESVTALDGVRDVTVVP is encoded by the coding sequence ATGAGCGACACCGTCGACCGCGACCTCTACGAGCGGACCAAGGCCCTGCTGGAGCCCGGCGAGATCGAACTGCTCGGCATGGTCGTCCACACGTCCCTCGGGGGCGAGGAGGACCTGGAGATGCACGAGCTCACCGTCGAACTCAACGAGGAGATCGCCGACCACGCGGACAAGGGCGAGACGTACATCCACGCCGGCAACGAGGACACCGACTTCTCCTCCAACCAGTTCCAGGGTCGAACCGTCGACGACGAGTCGTTCGTCTGGGAGTGTCAACAGCTCCTGCGCGACGGGAGCTTCGACCTGGTGTTCTACTACGAGGCCCCGGTCGACCAGGAATCGCTCGCCGAGAGCGTGACCGCCCTCGACGGCGTGCGCGACGTGACGGTCGTTCCGTGA
- the lwrS gene encoding LWR-salt protein → MEAAYVFGVRFTLSPRRARIDPESFETTLRIPAATPGEEGWLLFRDALWRGEANDADHVRRLCGDRLPEGVEVLSAEFRELETDEAYLAALRAAVGDDLAAVRSDSAREALHKYLGSSIRVVDADATDAADGDGDREVDATDAAGGDATDDRAE, encoded by the coding sequence ATGGAGGCCGCGTACGTCTTCGGCGTCCGCTTCACGCTCTCGCCGCGTCGCGCGCGGATCGACCCGGAGTCGTTCGAGACGACGCTGCGGATCCCCGCGGCGACACCCGGCGAGGAGGGGTGGCTGCTGTTTCGGGACGCGCTGTGGCGCGGCGAGGCGAACGACGCTGACCACGTCCGCCGGCTGTGCGGCGATCGCCTCCCCGAGGGCGTGGAGGTGCTGTCGGCGGAGTTCCGGGAGCTGGAGACCGACGAGGCGTACCTCGCGGCGCTGCGGGCGGCCGTCGGCGACGACCTCGCGGCCGTCCGGTCGGACTCGGCCCGCGAGGCGCTCCACAAGTACCTCGGGTCGTCGATCCGCGTCGTCGACGCCGACGCGACCGACGCCGCCGACGGCGACGGCGACCGCGAGGTCGACGCGACTGACGCCGCCGGCGGTGACGCGACCGACGATCGGGCGGAGTAG
- a CDS encoding MFS transporter, whose product MTESLLAAARRAPRETWVVVGAVSASQYLNHAYLVLFPPILSVLSGEFTVGLAALGVALGVQGATNTAFQLPFGHLADRYDRTIALGLSSVLGALGVLLAAAAPTFEWLLVAQAVIGVGVAGHHPAHYPLISDSTPETLMGRAYSLYGFGGSVGFATPPVLIAGVVSAGYSWRVGVGLIGAVGLAYAVAVTWLFAARVDDAVTAPNRSRDRGDADGSGRDADDAERSRTRGTWVERTRAYLRELAAAPGILALALLALVSSTAGWGFTSYVVVFLEDGYGLSLSRANLALTGSYLVGALAVFVGGDLSDRISAGPVMVASFAAVGALVGLLALGVVGPLAAIGLVLLVGGARSIAGPARSKLTDAFAPDGTTGTSFAITTIGVMLGNAVAPPAFGYLIETAGRRAAFLAVAGVSLLAVLLTVGLIARFGDA is encoded by the coding sequence ATGACGGAGTCGCTGCTGGCCGCCGCGCGCCGGGCCCCGCGCGAGACGTGGGTCGTCGTCGGGGCCGTCTCGGCCTCGCAGTACCTCAACCACGCGTACCTCGTGTTGTTCCCGCCGATCCTGAGCGTCCTCTCGGGGGAGTTCACCGTCGGGCTGGCGGCGCTGGGCGTCGCGCTCGGCGTCCAGGGCGCGACCAACACAGCGTTTCAGCTCCCCTTCGGTCACCTCGCGGACCGCTACGACCGGACGATCGCGCTCGGCCTCTCGTCGGTGCTGGGCGCGCTGGGCGTGTTGCTGGCGGCGGCAGCGCCCACGTTCGAGTGGCTGCTCGTCGCGCAGGCGGTCATCGGCGTCGGCGTCGCGGGCCACCACCCGGCGCACTACCCGCTCATCTCCGATTCGACCCCCGAGACCCTGATGGGCCGAGCGTACAGCCTCTACGGCTTCGGCGGGTCGGTCGGGTTCGCGACGCCCCCCGTGCTCATCGCCGGCGTCGTCTCGGCCGGCTACTCCTGGCGCGTTGGCGTCGGCCTCATCGGCGCGGTCGGGCTCGCGTACGCCGTCGCCGTCACCTGGCTGTTCGCCGCGCGCGTCGACGACGCCGTCACCGCTCCGAACCGGAGCCGCGACCGGGGCGACGCCGACGGCTCCGGAAGGGACGCCGACGACGCCGAAAGGAGCCGTACTCGCGGAACGTGGGTCGAGCGCACGCGGGCGTACCTGCGCGAGCTCGCGGCCGCACCGGGGATACTCGCCCTGGCGCTTTTGGCGCTCGTGAGCTCCACCGCGGGCTGGGGATTCACCAGCTACGTCGTCGTGTTCCTCGAGGACGGCTACGGCCTCTCGCTGTCGCGCGCGAACCTCGCGCTCACCGGGTCGTACCTCGTCGGCGCGCTCGCCGTGTTCGTCGGCGGCGACCTCTCCGACCGGATCAGCGCCGGGCCGGTGATGGTCGCCAGCTTCGCCGCGGTCGGCGCGCTCGTCGGCCTCCTCGCGCTCGGCGTCGTCGGTCCGCTGGCGGCGATCGGACTCGTGTTGCTCGTCGGCGGCGCGCGGTCGATCGCCGGGCCGGCGCGCTCGAAGCTCACCGACGCGTTCGCGCCCGACGGCACCACGGGCACCAGCTTCGCGATCACCACGATCGGCGTCATGCTGGGCAACGCCGTCGCGCCGCCGGCGTTCGGCTACCTCATCGAGACGGCCGGTCGCCGGGCGGCGTTCCTCGCGGTCGCCGGCGTCTCACTCCTCGCCGTTCTCCTCACCGTCGGCCTCATCGCCCGGTTCGGCGACGCCTGA
- a CDS encoding Lrp/AsnC family transcriptional regulator, with protein sequence MDEVGADVDLSTRERAVVNAFQGGFPVTRRPWEPAAAALTERGVDVDAGELLATVRDLDERGVLSRFGALVNAEEIGGTATLVAMHAPEERYEEIAETVNGFREVAHNYEREHPHLNMWFVVSVASEDEVERVLSEIEEATGQETYNLPKREEFHVGAKFLLEGPVSDGDLDLSHLGPDVEPSDERGITARERDLVVEVQGGLPITETPYADVAEAVGQPVSWVVETIRRFNEEGKVRRVGVIPNHYALGYTENGMTVWDVPDDLLGEVGPAVASLGFVTHCYHRPRHEGVWPYNFFAMTHGRDEAESERRIEQVREAMAEFWDVADDDWDSLFSTRILKKTGIRLDERADAQVREETDPADA encoded by the coding sequence ATGGACGAAGTCGGGGCCGATGTCGACCTCTCGACGCGCGAACGCGCCGTCGTCAACGCCTTTCAGGGCGGCTTCCCCGTCACACGGCGGCCCTGGGAGCCGGCGGCGGCGGCGCTGACCGAGCGCGGCGTCGACGTCGACGCCGGGGAGTTGCTCGCGACGGTGCGGGACCTCGACGAGCGCGGCGTGCTCTCGCGGTTCGGCGCGCTCGTCAACGCCGAGGAGATCGGCGGCACAGCGACGCTCGTGGCGATGCACGCGCCCGAGGAGCGCTACGAGGAGATCGCCGAGACGGTCAACGGCTTCCGCGAGGTGGCGCACAACTACGAGCGCGAGCACCCGCACCTCAACATGTGGTTCGTCGTTAGCGTAGCCAGCGAGGACGAGGTGGAGCGCGTGCTCTCGGAGATCGAGGAGGCGACCGGCCAGGAGACGTACAACCTCCCCAAGCGGGAGGAGTTCCACGTCGGCGCGAAGTTCCTGCTCGAGGGCCCCGTGAGCGACGGCGACCTGGACCTGTCGCATCTGGGCCCCGACGTGGAGCCCTCCGACGAGCGGGGGATCACCGCCCGCGAGCGCGACCTCGTCGTCGAGGTCCAGGGCGGCCTCCCGATCACCGAGACGCCGTACGCCGACGTGGCCGAGGCGGTCGGCCAGCCCGTCAGTTGGGTCGTCGAGACGATCAGACGGTTCAACGAGGAGGGGAAGGTGCGCCGCGTGGGCGTCATTCCGAACCACTACGCACTCGGCTACACCGAGAACGGCATGACCGTCTGGGACGTGCCCGACGACCTGCTCGGGGAGGTCGGCCCCGCGGTCGCGTCGCTGGGGTTCGTCACCCACTGTTACCACCGGCCGCGCCACGAGGGCGTGTGGCCGTACAACTTCTTCGCGATGACGCACGGCCGCGACGAGGCGGAGTCCGAGCGGCGGATCGAACAGGTGCGCGAGGCGATGGCCGAGTTCTGGGACGTGGCCGACGACGACTGGGACTCGCTGTTCTCCACGCGCATCCTGAAGAAGACGGGGATCCGTCTCGACGAGCGCGCCGACGCGCAGGTGCGCGAGGAGACGGACCCGGCCGACGCGTGA
- a CDS encoding AzlD domain-containing protein yields MTTTHGPGVIWAAIVAGGVATFAIRLSFIHLFGRVDEVPPALRRLLTYVPAAVLAALVAPDFAPASATLSGLLTPEILGGAAAVLAAWRTEDVLWTVAAGMAGLHLARFLL; encoded by the coding sequence ATGACGACCACCCACGGCCCGGGGGTGATCTGGGCGGCGATCGTCGCCGGCGGCGTCGCGACGTTCGCGATCCGGCTGTCGTTCATCCACCTGTTCGGCCGGGTCGACGAGGTGCCGCCGGCGCTGCGGCGGCTGCTGACGTACGTCCCCGCGGCCGTGCTGGCGGCGCTCGTGGCACCGGACTTCGCGCCCGCGAGCGCGACGCTTTCGGGGCTGCTCACGCCGGAGATCCTCGGCGGTGCGGCCGCCGTGCTCGCTGCCTGGCGGACCGAGGACGTGCTGTGGACCGTCGCCGCCGGGATGGCGGGACTGCACCTCGCGCGCTTCCTGCTGTGA
- a CDS encoding AzlC family ABC transporter permease, which produces MDSRLPPDVRDGVRDALPLLLGIVPFALVAGVAGVEAGLTPLQTVGLSVIVFAGASQLAAIELLGSDAALGVVVLTVVVINLRMLMYSASIAPYFRDLSARVRAGCAYLLTDQAYALALARYVGELDGDGTADRDGDRTVDRDSDADGSTGEARTRRPYYYLGVALTLWVVWQAGTVVGVVFGAAVPDGWRLGFAVPLVFLALLVPAVSDAPSLAAAVAAAAVAVGGAGLPFNAGLIAGGVVGVLVGVGAEAVGLGDDVGDGGNGNDGDGDIGDDGHIGDGNGGDRDGGEDGDRDGGDR; this is translated from the coding sequence ATGGACAGTCGTCTCCCGCCGGACGTGCGCGACGGGGTCCGGGACGCGCTCCCGCTGTTGCTCGGGATCGTCCCCTTCGCGCTCGTCGCCGGCGTCGCCGGCGTCGAGGCCGGCCTCACGCCCCTCCAGACGGTCGGGCTCTCGGTGATCGTCTTCGCCGGCGCGTCGCAGTTAGCCGCCATCGAACTGCTCGGGAGCGACGCCGCCCTCGGCGTCGTCGTGCTGACCGTCGTCGTGATCAACCTCCGAATGCTGATGTACTCGGCGTCGATCGCGCCGTACTTCCGGGACCTGTCGGCGCGCGTTCGCGCCGGCTGCGCGTACCTGCTCACCGACCAGGCGTACGCGCTGGCGCTGGCGCGGTACGTCGGCGAACTCGACGGCGACGGTACCGCCGACCGCGACGGCGACCGCACCGTCGACCGCGACAGCGACGCCGACGGCAGCACCGGCGAGGCCCGAACGCGCCGCCCGTACTACTACCTCGGCGTCGCGCTCACGCTGTGGGTCGTCTGGCAGGCCGGCACGGTCGTCGGCGTCGTCTTCGGCGCGGCCGTCCCCGACGGCTGGCGGCTCGGCTTCGCGGTCCCGCTGGTGTTCCTCGCGCTGCTCGTCCCGGCGGTGTCGGACGCGCCGAGCCTCGCGGCGGCCGTCGCCGCCGCCGCGGTCGCCGTCGGCGGAGCGGGGCTGCCGTTCAACGCCGGCCTGATCGCCGGCGGCGTGGTCGGCGTGCTCGTCGGCGTCGGGGCGGAGGCGGTCGGCCTCGGCGACGACGTTGGTGACGGTGGCAACGGCAACGACGGCGACGGCGACATCGGCGATGACGGCCACATCGGCGATGGCAACGGCGGCGACCGCGACGGAGGCGAGGACGGCGACCGCGACGGGGGCGACCGATGA
- a CDS encoding NAD(P)-dependent oxidoreductase, giving the protein MIPLLHDFDGETVLVFGGGPVGARKARRFAREARTVVVSPAFADREFGDAELVRAAPDGPAVTDWVDRLSPALVVAATDDESVNAAAERAARDAGALVNRADRSGERDAGSVVVPATVHDDPVVAAVATGGAAPALSRELRRRIEAEIDGAGAMAELVAEIRAERKAAGDPPSVRREAVRAVVGSSSVWKALQEGATNARQEADRVMERIDD; this is encoded by the coding sequence GTGATCCCGCTGTTGCACGACTTCGACGGGGAGACGGTGCTCGTGTTCGGCGGCGGCCCGGTGGGCGCGCGCAAGGCGCGGCGGTTCGCCCGCGAGGCGCGGACCGTGGTCGTGAGCCCCGCCTTCGCCGACCGGGAGTTCGGCGACGCCGAGTTGGTTCGGGCCGCCCCCGACGGACCGGCCGTCACGGACTGGGTCGACCGGCTCTCGCCGGCGCTGGTCGTCGCCGCCACCGACGACGAGTCGGTCAACGCCGCCGCCGAGCGGGCCGCCCGCGACGCGGGCGCGCTGGTGAACCGCGCGGACCGATCGGGCGAGCGCGACGCCGGCAGCGTCGTCGTCCCGGCGACCGTCCACGACGACCCCGTCGTCGCCGCGGTCGCGACCGGCGGGGCCGCGCCGGCGCTCTCGCGGGAGCTGCGCCGCCGGATCGAAGCCGAGATCGACGGCGCGGGGGCGATGGCGGAGCTGGTGGCCGAGATCAGGGCCGAACGAAAGGCCGCCGGCGACCCGCCGTCGGTCCGTCGGGAGGCGGTTCGAGCGGTGGTGGGATCGTCGTCGGTTTGGAAGGCTTTACAAGAGGGAGCCACCAACGCACGCCAGGAAGCGGACCGAGTCATGGAGAGAATCGATGATTGA
- a CDS encoding Rieske (2Fe-2S) protein yields MAVDDAVPEGYSEAVDLEELREDGRALTAVDGTPIAVFYHEGEVRAVNNRCPHMGFPLTEGSVEEGVLTCHWHHARFELSCGDTFDPWADDVDTYPTEIRDGVVYVSPEPRRDDPPAVHWRERLDDGLEQNLRLVLAKSAVALSDAGVDPDEVVERGVRFGVDNRADGWSSGLTILIAMANRLSDLDEQDRKRALYQGLTEVAGDCDGEPPKFDQEAFAATDVPFERLLAWFRENVEVRDADGAERVLRTAVAAGYGPERLTELLVTAATDHRYLDTGHVFDFVNKATEALDLIGWDDEAVVADVLASLVRGLATADRAEETSSWRQPVDLAAMCEERFDRLDEVVADGEGETWTEPDDFTQRLHASDPEAVFDALEEAIRAGATVEELASAVSFAAAKRVALFATSNEFADWNTVHHTFTFANAVHRAAERTDARALYRGVFDAAANVYLDRFLNTPPAPEPTGDPDADPDAALADLRTAFEQQGRVQAAGDAVADYLAADGDPDRLKAELGNALLVEDTNFHTFQAYEAACRQFDRRVGGGRDGAGNGGVNDGDGGDDGDVDDDSVGDDARDCLVAAARYMAAHYPTRRSREQTFSIAARLLQGEAVHDDAAADADAVADD; encoded by the coding sequence ATGGCAGTCGATGACGCGGTCCCCGAGGGGTACAGCGAGGCGGTCGACCTCGAGGAACTCCGCGAGGACGGACGCGCGCTGACGGCCGTCGACGGGACGCCGATCGCCGTGTTCTACCACGAGGGCGAGGTCCGCGCCGTGAACAACCGCTGTCCGCACATGGGGTTCCCGCTCACCGAGGGGAGCGTCGAGGAGGGCGTGCTCACGTGCCATTGGCACCACGCCCGCTTCGAGCTCTCCTGCGGCGACACGTTCGATCCGTGGGCCGACGACGTGGACACGTACCCGACCGAGATCCGAGACGGCGTCGTCTACGTCTCCCCCGAACCGCGGCGAGACGATCCGCCCGCGGTCCATTGGCGCGAGCGCCTCGACGACGGACTCGAACAGAACCTCCGGCTTGTGCTCGCGAAGTCGGCGGTCGCGCTGTCGGACGCCGGCGTCGACCCCGACGAGGTCGTCGAGCGCGGCGTCCGATTCGGCGTCGACAACCGAGCCGACGGGTGGAGCTCCGGGCTCACGATACTGATCGCGATGGCGAACCGCCTGTCGGACCTGGACGAGCAGGACCGCAAGCGCGCGCTGTATCAGGGGCTCACCGAGGTCGCCGGCGACTGCGACGGCGAGCCGCCGAAGTTCGACCAGGAGGCGTTCGCGGCGACGGACGTGCCCTTCGAACGCCTGCTCGCGTGGTTCCGCGAGAACGTCGAGGTGCGCGACGCCGACGGGGCCGAGCGGGTGCTTCGGACCGCCGTCGCCGCCGGCTACGGCCCCGAGCGGCTGACCGAACTGCTCGTCACCGCGGCGACCGACCACCGCTACCTCGATACCGGCCACGTCTTCGACTTCGTGAACAAGGCGACGGAGGCCCTGGATCTGATCGGCTGGGACGACGAGGCGGTCGTCGCCGACGTGCTCGCGTCGCTCGTGCGGGGACTGGCGACCGCCGACCGCGCCGAGGAGACCTCCTCGTGGCGACAGCCGGTCGACCTGGCGGCGATGTGCGAGGAGCGCTTCGACCGCCTCGACGAGGTGGTCGCGGACGGCGAGGGCGAGACGTGGACGGAGCCGGACGACTTCACCCAGCGACTACACGCCTCGGATCCGGAGGCCGTGTTCGACGCCCTCGAGGAGGCGATCCGGGCGGGCGCGACCGTCGAAGAACTCGCGAGCGCCGTGTCGTTCGCGGCCGCCAAGCGGGTGGCGCTGTTCGCCACGAGCAACGAGTTCGCCGACTGGAACACGGTCCATCACACGTTCACGTTCGCGAACGCGGTCCACCGCGCCGCCGAACGGACGGACGCGAGAGCGCTGTACCGCGGCGTGTTCGACGCCGCCGCCAACGTCTACCTCGACCGCTTCCTCAACACCCCGCCCGCGCCCGAGCCGACGGGCGACCCCGACGCCGACCCGGACGCCGCCCTGGCGGACCTCCGGACGGCGTTCGAGCAGCAGGGGAGGGTGCAGGCGGCCGGCGACGCCGTCGCCGACTACCTGGCCGCCGACGGCGACCCCGACCGACTGAAGGCCGAACTCGGGAACGCGCTGCTGGTCGAAGACACGAACTTCCACACGTTCCAGGCGTACGAGGCCGCCTGCCGCCAGTTCGATCGTCGCGTCGGCGGCGGCCGCGACGGCGCTGGCAACGGCGGCGTCAACGACGGCGACGGCGGCGACGACGGTGACGTTGACGACGACAGCGTCGGCGACGATGCCCGTGACTGTCTCGTCGCCGCCGCGCGCTACATGGCCGCCCACTACCCGACGCGGCGGTCGCGCGAGCAGACGTTCTCCATCGCCGCCCGGCTGTTGCAGGGGGAGGCGGTCCACGACGACGCGGCCGCCGACGCCGACGCGGTCGCGGACGACTGA
- the hemA gene encoding glutamyl-tRNA reductase, with protein sequence MIDTGVIAGVSVSHALASVEEIESVQVTDEETLVSSLIAREGVEEAVCLQTCNRAEAYVAADDDAAARSALSSFAPDVRDGAVVRLDHEESLRHLMRVAAGLESLVLGEDQILGQLSDAAALARETGGLSGGVLDDALSKALQVGKRARAETGINEGSVSLGSAAVELAERETDLADATALVVGAGQMGTLAARALDASPVSRIVVANRTRAAAEHIVADLDSDSTAVGLAAVSSLAAEADVLITATGADEPVVDEGTVGDAGETLCIDLGQPRDVVPEAGGDAVVVRDIDDLETVTGETRERREQAATAVEEMIDEEFDRLLAEFKRKRADDAVSAMYEAAERTKRRELNEALAKLEAQGELTDDQRETVAGLADALVGQLLAAPTKSLREAAAEDDWTTIHTAMELFDPEFDDAVATHGGEPAGGTDDAGGIPAHVLERLSDD encoded by the coding sequence ATGATTGACACCGGCGTCATCGCGGGGGTGAGCGTGAGCCACGCGCTCGCGTCCGTCGAGGAGATCGAGTCGGTGCAGGTCACCGACGAGGAGACGCTCGTGTCGTCGCTGATCGCCCGCGAGGGCGTCGAGGAGGCGGTCTGTCTCCAGACGTGTAACCGGGCGGAGGCGTACGTCGCGGCCGACGACGACGCCGCAGCGCGGTCGGCGCTGTCGTCGTTCGCGCCCGACGTGCGCGATGGCGCGGTCGTCCGCCTCGACCACGAGGAGAGCCTCCGGCACCTCATGCGCGTGGCCGCGGGCCTGGAGTCGCTCGTGTTGGGCGAGGACCAGATCCTCGGGCAGTTGAGCGACGCCGCGGCGCTCGCGCGCGAGACGGGCGGGCTGTCGGGCGGCGTGCTCGACGACGCGCTCTCGAAGGCGCTGCAGGTGGGCAAGCGGGCCCGCGCGGAGACCGGGATCAACGAGGGGTCGGTCTCGCTGGGCTCGGCGGCCGTCGAACTCGCCGAGCGCGAGACCGACCTCGCGGACGCGACGGCGCTCGTCGTCGGTGCCGGCCAGATGGGCACGCTCGCGGCGCGCGCGCTCGACGCCTCGCCCGTCTCGCGGATCGTCGTCGCCAACCGGACCCGCGCCGCCGCCGAACACATCGTCGCCGACCTCGACAGCGACTCGACGGCCGTCGGACTCGCGGCCGTGTCGTCGCTGGCGGCGGAGGCGGACGTGCTCATCACCGCCACCGGCGCGGACGAGCCGGTCGTCGACGAGGGAACCGTCGGCGACGCCGGCGAGACGCTGTGTATAGACCTGGGCCAGCCGCGGGACGTGGTCCCCGAGGCCGGCGGCGACGCGGTCGTCGTCCGCGACATCGACGACCTCGAGACCGTCACCGGAGAGACGCGAGAGCGACGCGAGCAGGCCGCGACGGCCGTCGAGGAGATGATCGACGAGGAGTTCGACCGGCTGCTGGCCGAGTTCAAGCGCAAGCGCGCCGACGACGCCGTCTCGGCGATGTACGAGGCCGCCGAGCGAACGAAGCGGCGCGAGCTCAACGAGGCGCTCGCGAAGCTGGAGGCGCAGGGGGAGCTGACCGACGACCAGCGCGAGACGGTCGCCGGGCTCGCCGACGCGCTCGTCGGGCAGCTGCTGGCCGCGCCGACGAAGAGCCTCCGGGAGGCGGCCGCCGAAGACGACTGGACGACGATCCACACCGCGATGGAGCTGTTCGACCCCGAGTTCGACGACGCCGTCGCGACCCACGGCGGCGAGCCCGCCGGCGGAACCGACGACGCCGGAGGGATCCCCGCGCACGTTCTCGAACGGCTCTCCGACGACTGA
- a CDS encoding response regulator — MNERVLVVEDSAFQRARLRDRLEPTFEVVAEAGDGEEAVAAYREHDPDAVTMDFALPVIDGPSATAAIKEFDPGAVVVFCTCVSQQAQLKRAIRAGADDYVRKPVSDGALVEAVRSAVDEVGEHRTGPERIDATDRPDRRDRST, encoded by the coding sequence GTGAACGAACGCGTGCTCGTCGTGGAGGACTCCGCCTTCCAGCGCGCGCGGCTTCGCGACCGGCTCGAGCCGACGTTCGAGGTGGTGGCGGAGGCCGGCGACGGCGAGGAGGCGGTCGCCGCCTACCGGGAGCACGACCCCGACGCGGTGACGATGGACTTCGCGCTCCCCGTGATCGACGGCCCGTCGGCGACGGCGGCGATCAAGGAGTTCGATCCCGGGGCGGTCGTGGTGTTCTGTACGTGCGTGAGCCAGCAGGCGCAGCTCAAGCGAGCGATCCGCGCCGGCGCGGACGACTACGTCCGCAAGCCGGTGAGCGACGGCGCGCTCGTCGAGGCGGTTCGGTCCGCGGTCGACGAGGTCGGCGAGCACCGGACGGGGCCCGAACGGATCGACGCGACCGATCGACCTGACCGACGCGACCGATCGACCTGA
- a CDS encoding HAD family hydrolase, which yields MVPDTYNFWLFDLDGTLVDAEWSYTREVFDRVGDRIGYGFSDREAELLWHGLTGARDPLLREWGLDPAEFWPAFHAVEDPAARASATFLHPDAERLLARVDARDPPTGLVTHCAEFLADPVLDRLDLRDRFDTVLSCSDETGWKPDPGPLERAMADIGVDPVTGRGVYVGDGASDVGAAWNADLDAIHVERHGHEERGRCVMADHRVERLDQLPGVGCDPDRDRDRDRAGDVDWDVRIDSSGAAGVEAGDLTD from the coding sequence ATGGTCCCCGACACGTACAACTTCTGGCTGTTCGACCTCGACGGCACGCTCGTCGACGCCGAGTGGAGCTACACCCGCGAGGTGTTCGACCGCGTCGGCGACCGCATCGGGTACGGCTTCTCCGACCGCGAGGCGGAACTGCTGTGGCACGGGCTCACCGGCGCTCGCGATCCCCTCCTCCGAGAGTGGGGGCTCGACCCGGCGGAGTTCTGGCCGGCGTTCCACGCCGTCGAGGACCCGGCCGCCCGCGCGTCGGCGACGTTCCTCCACCCCGACGCAGAGCGCCTGCTCGCGCGCGTCGACGCCCGCGACCCTCCCACCGGGCTGGTCACCCACTGTGCGGAGTTCCTCGCGGACCCCGTCCTCGACCGGCTCGACCTCCGCGACCGCTTCGACACGGTGTTGTCGTGCTCCGACGAGACGGGGTGGAAGCCCGATCCCGGCCCGCTGGAGCGCGCGATGGCCGACATCGGCGTCGACCCGGTCACCGGCCGCGGCGTGTACGTCGGCGACGGCGCGAGCGACGTGGGCGCGGCCTGGAACGCCGACCTCGACGCGATCCACGTCGAGCGCCACGGCCACGAGGAGCGCGGCCGCTGCGTCATGGCCGACCACCGCGTCGAGCGCCTCGATCAACTTCCCGGCGTCGGCTGCGACCCGGACCGGGACCGGGATCGGGACCGCGCGGGCGATGTCGACTGGGACGTCCGGATCGACTCCTCGGGGGCGGCCGGCGTCGAGGCGGGCGACCTGACCGACTGA